A genomic segment from Streptomyces sp. NBC_01233 encodes:
- a CDS encoding AAA family ATPase: MSQQQAPARPASPKLKTRKPTGQVPYPLVLIEGEEGSGKSYAAAQFSASPLTGQTYWIDLSEGSADEYAAIDGADYLVIDHDGSYRDILEQVEAIHAEACRAAEAGDPPVVLVIDSGSALWRMLTNWTQERARRTRKNKVVLASDPDAGIDIPMNLWNDAVDRWGRVMHLLQTLPGIAIVLARGKEVSAVDDNGNPISGRKEWKVSGHKDLGFDSTVWVRMKRDEDPHIIKARSLRLRVEKRRPMRLPDFSIEDLVFNRLGCSAKSQPRVMPVLAGDRLAPWLKRVEETSAKEALAELWRETRPDTSGLTRQEASTIQAAISDRLVQIENPRDDMDQALGDDVAAKLRAAVERGKSVDGASEGEAA; the protein is encoded by the coding sequence GTGTCCCAGCAGCAGGCGCCGGCGCGACCGGCGTCCCCCAAGCTCAAGACCCGCAAGCCGACCGGCCAGGTCCCATATCCCCTGGTCCTCATCGAGGGCGAGGAAGGGAGCGGCAAGTCCTACGCCGCCGCCCAGTTCTCGGCCTCCCCGCTCACCGGGCAGACCTACTGGATTGACCTGTCCGAAGGATCCGCCGACGAGTACGCCGCCATCGACGGCGCCGACTACCTCGTCATCGACCATGACGGCAGCTACCGCGACATCCTGGAGCAGGTGGAGGCCATCCACGCAGAGGCTTGCCGTGCGGCCGAAGCCGGTGATCCGCCCGTGGTCCTCGTCATCGACTCCGGATCCGCGCTGTGGCGCATGCTCACCAACTGGACCCAGGAGAGGGCCAGGCGGACGCGGAAGAACAAGGTCGTGCTTGCCTCGGACCCCGACGCCGGCATCGACATCCCCATGAACTTGTGGAACGACGCCGTGGACCGCTGGGGGCGGGTCATGCACCTCCTCCAGACCCTTCCCGGAATCGCGATCGTGCTTGCTCGCGGCAAGGAAGTCTCTGCCGTAGACGACAACGGCAACCCCATCTCGGGCCGTAAGGAATGGAAGGTCTCCGGCCACAAGGACCTCGGATTCGACTCCACCGTGTGGGTGCGCATGAAGCGCGACGAAGACCCGCACATCATCAAGGCGAGGTCGCTTCGCCTCCGAGTCGAAAAGCGCCGCCCGATGCGGCTGCCTGACTTCTCCATCGAGGACTTGGTCTTCAACCGGCTGGGCTGCTCCGCGAAGTCCCAGCCTCGCGTCATGCCCGTGCTCGCCGGCGACAGGCTGGCGCCGTGGCTCAAGCGCGTGGAGGAGACCTCGGCGAAGGAAGCCCTCGCCGAGCTGTGGCGCGAGACGCGGCCGGACACCTCGGGCCTCACCAGGCAGGAGGCATCGACCATCCAGGCGGCCATCAGTGACCGACTCGTGCAGATCGAGAACCCCCGTGACGACATGGACCAGGCGCTAGGCGACGACGTCGCCGCAAAGCTGCGTGCAGCCGTCGAGCGCGGCAAGAGCGTCGACGGCGCGTCCGAAGGGGAGGCGGCCTGA
- a CDS encoding peptidoglycan-binding protein: MATPLTADRVLSAFKAAGLTVEEVGDWRNHNRNHRGPFGPVHGVMIHHTVSRGTAYSVELCYDGHSDLPGPLCHAVIDKAGVVHLVGHGRTNHAGKGDGRVLQAVRTESELPTDSRADTDGNTHFYGAELVNMGDGEDPWPPEQVEAAAQWAAALCRAHGWTAASVIAHKEWQPGKVDPTFDMDDFRARVSEILADSGSKPPTGTKPPQGGGAPAFPGRNAFGPGKSNEHILRLGQQLVKRGFGSHYRVGPSPEWGEADRLNTAAFQRAQGWSGDDADGFPGPETWRRLFA; this comes from the coding sequence ATGGCAACACCGCTCACTGCGGACCGAGTCCTGTCCGCGTTCAAGGCCGCCGGCCTCACCGTCGAGGAGGTGGGCGACTGGCGGAACCACAACAGGAACCACCGAGGGCCGTTCGGCCCCGTCCACGGCGTCATGATCCATCACACGGTCAGCCGGGGCACCGCCTACTCCGTTGAGCTCTGCTACGACGGGCACAGCGACCTGCCGGGCCCGCTCTGCCACGCCGTCATCGACAAGGCTGGCGTGGTTCACCTCGTCGGCCACGGCAGGACGAACCACGCCGGCAAGGGCGACGGTCGGGTCCTCCAGGCCGTCCGCACCGAGTCCGAGCTGCCGACCGACAGCAGGGCCGACACCGACGGCAACACCCACTTCTACGGCGCCGAACTCGTCAACATGGGTGACGGCGAGGACCCCTGGCCGCCGGAGCAGGTCGAGGCGGCCGCGCAGTGGGCGGCCGCCCTGTGCCGGGCGCACGGGTGGACGGCGGCCTCCGTGATCGCCCACAAGGAGTGGCAGCCCGGCAAGGTCGACCCCACCTTCGATATGGATGACTTCCGTGCCCGGGTGTCGGAGATCCTGGCCGACTCCGGAAGCAAGCCGCCCACCGGCACCAAGCCCCCGCAGGGGGGTGGAGCCCCGGCGTTCCCCGGCCGCAACGCGTTCGGCCCGGGGAAGTCCAACGAGCACATCCTGCGCCTGGGCCAGCAGCTCGTGAAGCGCGGCTTCGGCTCGCACTACCGCGTCGGCCCGAGTCCCGAGTGGGGCGAGGCCGACCGGCTCAACACCGCCGCCTTCCAGCGGGCGCAGGGGTGGAGCGGCGACGACGCCGATGGCTTCCCCGGCCCCGAGACGTGGCGACGTCTCTTCGCCTGA
- a CDS encoding phage distal tail protein, translating to MNAVLKDHRHELGGVAIGSGTPVVIATIEGLGRPEVRTGDVDPPHADGVWLGADYYAGRTVRIDAAIKTPGDQAAALDMLAALQHVHDEPSLRLTGGATTDLRLKFPGRDVRILKGRLRRLDADLTSLAYGWVPLDLEFFAADPQFYSDAVQQVTLPLGMIADGGFTAPLVPPIVVNPGPDANRRPGWINVEGTAPAWPVLRITGPCANPSITHVQTGRVLQLNTVIDAGDWIEIDTRPTWRSVLRRNGGSVNLTPRSRIDTFNLLPGRSELRWQALDPTNRAQLTVTWRPAWPTL from the coding sequence ATGAACGCCGTCCTCAAGGATCACCGTCACGAGCTCGGCGGCGTCGCCATCGGCTCCGGAACGCCGGTCGTGATCGCCACAATCGAAGGCCTGGGGCGTCCCGAAGTCCGTACCGGGGACGTGGACCCGCCGCACGCCGACGGCGTCTGGCTCGGCGCCGACTACTACGCTGGCCGAACGGTCCGCATCGACGCAGCAATCAAGACTCCAGGCGACCAGGCAGCCGCCCTCGACATGCTCGCTGCACTTCAGCACGTCCACGACGAACCCAGCCTGCGCCTGACCGGAGGGGCAACCACCGACCTGCGGCTCAAGTTCCCCGGCCGGGACGTACGCATCCTCAAGGGCCGTCTCCGCCGGCTCGACGCCGACCTGACGTCCTTGGCGTACGGCTGGGTACCCCTGGACCTGGAGTTCTTCGCGGCCGACCCGCAGTTCTACAGCGACGCCGTCCAGCAGGTCACCTTGCCGCTCGGCATGATCGCTGACGGCGGCTTCACCGCCCCCCTGGTGCCGCCCATCGTGGTCAACCCTGGCCCAGACGCAAATCGCAGACCAGGGTGGATCAACGTCGAGGGGACAGCACCGGCCTGGCCCGTGCTCCGGATCACCGGTCCCTGCGCCAACCCGTCCATCACGCATGTGCAGACCGGGCGCGTCCTTCAGCTGAACACCGTGATCGACGCCGGCGACTGGATCGAGATCGATACCCGCCCCACCTGGCGATCCGTCCTGCGCCGCAACGGCGGCAGCGTGAACCTCACCCCACGATCACGAATCGACACCTTCAACCTCTTGCCCGGCCGCAGCGAACTGCGCTGGCAGGCCCTCGACCCCACCAATCGCGCTCAGCTGACCGTCACCTGGCGGCCGGCCTGGCCCACGCTCTGA
- a CDS encoding phage tail tape measure protein, with amino-acid sequence MSGAYNLYVNLMANTGGLTTGLRGAAGQLRSFDGGLAGVGTRLGSVRAATEALARAQAAASAETLRSQARATQAAERAAAAQQVVSRAHRAQSLSLSLATRAQEAHTAATLAGERAARAQALAQTMAARAQAAAGSGAAAAARTAQAAQVAADRAAQAHTAAQSRAAAATLAATRASGLAQRASTGLADAENRARTAVTARDEAQRAAARTAQASARQIADAERGVAAASAARATAFAQGGLIIGAALGVGVANAIQLEKAMANVMTISQEITAKNVQAFTDEIVRLSTELPQTAEQLAEGLYQIVSTGFDGAEAMSILHVSAQGASAGLTTTETSARALLGVLKAYGLPASAATDVMDTMFQTVNLGVVSFEELAQQLGDVVPMAAAAGVEFDDLSSALAAITLAGIPAAEAATALNMMMTRMVKPTREMRDAIKDLGYESVASAIAQDGLYVVVNKLREVTGGSADAIANMFKDIRATRAMLALSAADGKNYADTYKGIAIEVARAGAAQKAYAIQLDTTGGQWALFRNQATALGIDLGRALLPALQTIGEYFKVLAGAINDLPGPVKSLIGGFLALAAAGLLLRAAVEKAGVQLATFRTQVAAARAGGSALPAVLSGAGLAVTGLAALLTIGVAAYAAYSASKQKAKAATEELVEALRAERSEGEQGAGLRKLTEQLTSGGDVDKLRKAGVEVEEALDAILNGGKRYQDLLDELNAKKNASAREVGKAVTYDDSFDRARDVLTKQHKMWDDAVKKESALAANMDIVNAKIKNNRVELAGMWDLTATLPVDKNGAPKFSEEMQAMGKALADIVDPAKAWKAAQDEVAEANRKAGRSADSAKASLADYMEQLRKQLTAQRDWQKNLGALAASGRLELVDHFAKLGVDAAPMLDELVRQLGKGGTKVADELEAIIQEGAARSTPAFRAGLEQLPAIAEKYGKEIAQAWADASATNNPGQLSQVMQRMALADMGRAAQKLPQDARATMQQGMKMLAETAARGGKDAAEAMKTALLSGDLEGVRTQLQNIFGADMPISAPDLSAVVTAFQSAGSQANMEWSGALTLIQTAAATKGTAAAQALTSALLSGDMAAVKSTLDAIGLSVQNIPGSKSISVNVTANQPPPVVISILYRRTPMPNDKDGNGISDYIQAPQANGSVLSFFASGGVREQHVAQIAPAGAWRVWAEPETHGEAYVPLAESKRPRSKSIVEEVVRRFGGEVSWYANGGLSGWSYRPGAAELSSLSSIRTDSMRKVKKGGKEEEVFDLDLFERNLDKAASKAAAWRRDLATVARRAGQDVADALQDMGEDGVELTKRMANGSSKYIQDMTDDLQALGKVARASLGDFTTQLKAAIENQEAFEANLAKIAAWGYTDLATLLAEQGDKAAETVAAEAARSQGAARDANDVSKRAKEVVSGDALTDLIQIIGAIRSSGTGIHDVADATKLDEDRIIEVALLGQARIQQVLGSTAAKFLEDLARAKRGLSYANGGILTPGVYATSNGIVRFAEPATEGEAFIPLGASKRGPAQRVLADVAGRFGYQLGHAGANSPRVVEARPESRTVVILRDERPTPLIGTQHIRIDRPGATEQQISAAVGYQLRRAKRGGVR; translated from the coding sequence GTGAGCGGCGCCTACAACCTCTACGTCAATCTCATGGCCAACACCGGCGGCCTGACCACCGGGCTCCGAGGCGCCGCCGGCCAGCTGAGGAGCTTCGACGGCGGGCTGGCCGGAGTCGGCACACGCCTGGGATCGGTACGTGCCGCGACCGAAGCCCTGGCCCGCGCGCAAGCTGCCGCCTCCGCAGAAACGCTTCGCTCGCAGGCCCGCGCCACCCAGGCAGCAGAGCGAGCAGCTGCCGCACAGCAGGTCGTATCCCGGGCACACCGTGCGCAGTCCCTCTCCTTGTCCCTTGCGACCAGGGCGCAAGAGGCGCACACGGCCGCCACCCTCGCCGGCGAGCGCGCCGCACGAGCTCAGGCGCTCGCCCAAACCATGGCGGCACGTGCGCAGGCCGCCGCTGGTAGCGGTGCGGCGGCCGCCGCACGCACGGCGCAGGCCGCCCAGGTCGCCGCCGACCGCGCCGCACAGGCTCACACCGCCGCGCAGAGCCGAGCCGCCGCCGCGACTCTCGCCGCCACCCGCGCCAGCGGGCTGGCTCAGCGCGCCTCCACGGGTCTCGCGGATGCGGAGAACCGCGCCCGCACTGCGGTCACCGCCCGGGATGAGGCCCAGCGCGCCGCAGCACGCACCGCGCAAGCCTCCGCACGCCAGATAGCCGACGCCGAGAGGGGAGTAGCCGCCGCGTCGGCAGCCCGGGCCACAGCCTTCGCCCAGGGCGGGCTCATCATCGGTGCCGCACTGGGCGTGGGCGTCGCCAACGCGATCCAGCTCGAAAAGGCGATGGCGAACGTCATGACGATCTCCCAGGAGATCACGGCGAAGAACGTCCAGGCCTTCACTGACGAGATCGTCCGCCTGTCCACGGAGCTCCCTCAGACAGCAGAGCAGCTTGCCGAGGGCCTCTATCAGATCGTGTCCACCGGCTTCGACGGTGCCGAGGCCATGTCCATCCTGCACGTCTCCGCCCAGGGCGCGTCCGCCGGCCTGACCACAACGGAGACCTCCGCGCGCGCACTCCTCGGGGTGTTGAAGGCGTACGGGCTGCCGGCGTCCGCCGCCACGGACGTGATGGACACGATGTTCCAGACCGTCAACCTGGGTGTTGTCTCCTTCGAGGAGCTCGCCCAGCAGCTCGGCGACGTCGTGCCGATGGCGGCCGCAGCAGGCGTCGAGTTCGACGACCTCAGCTCGGCCCTGGCCGCGATCACCCTGGCAGGCATCCCCGCGGCCGAGGCCGCCACCGCGCTCAACATGATGATGACGCGGATGGTGAAGCCCACCCGAGAGATGCGCGACGCCATCAAGGACCTCGGGTACGAGTCCGTGGCGTCCGCCATCGCCCAGGACGGGCTCTACGTCGTCGTCAACAAGCTCCGGGAGGTCACCGGCGGCTCGGCAGACGCCATCGCCAACATGTTCAAGGACATCCGGGCGACGAGGGCGATGCTGGCGCTGTCCGCCGCGGACGGGAAGAACTACGCCGACACCTACAAGGGCATCGCGATCGAGGTGGCACGGGCGGGCGCCGCACAGAAGGCGTACGCCATCCAGCTGGACACCACCGGCGGGCAGTGGGCGCTCTTCCGCAATCAGGCAACCGCCCTGGGCATCGACCTCGGCAGGGCCCTCCTTCCTGCCCTTCAGACCATCGGCGAGTACTTCAAGGTCCTTGCCGGGGCGATCAACGACCTTCCCGGCCCGGTGAAATCGCTGATCGGCGGGTTCCTCGCCCTCGCCGCGGCGGGTCTCCTCCTGCGCGCGGCCGTGGAGAAGGCCGGCGTGCAGCTCGCCACGTTCCGCACCCAGGTAGCCGCCGCACGCGCGGGCGGGTCGGCACTGCCAGCCGTGCTCTCTGGGGCGGGCCTTGCCGTTACCGGCCTGGCCGCGCTCCTGACGATCGGTGTTGCCGCCTACGCCGCGTACTCGGCCTCCAAGCAGAAGGCGAAGGCTGCAACGGAAGAACTCGTGGAAGCACTCCGAGCCGAGAGGAGCGAAGGAGAACAGGGCGCAGGTCTGCGGAAGTTGACCGAGCAGCTCACGAGCGGCGGCGACGTGGACAAGCTGCGCAAGGCCGGCGTCGAAGTGGAGGAAGCTCTCGACGCGATCCTCAACGGAGGAAAGCGGTACCAGGACCTCCTCGATGAGCTGAACGCGAAGAAGAACGCGTCCGCGCGAGAAGTCGGCAAGGCCGTCACCTACGACGACAGCTTTGACCGGGCCCGGGATGTCCTGACCAAGCAGCACAAGATGTGGGACGACGCGGTGAAGAAGGAATCCGCGCTCGCCGCCAACATGGACATCGTCAACGCCAAGATCAAGAACAACCGGGTCGAACTCGCCGGAATGTGGGACCTGACGGCGACGCTACCCGTCGACAAGAACGGCGCACCCAAGTTCAGCGAAGAGATGCAGGCCATGGGCAAGGCCCTGGCCGACATCGTCGATCCGGCGAAGGCCTGGAAGGCGGCTCAGGACGAGGTCGCAGAAGCCAACCGCAAGGCCGGGCGGTCAGCCGACTCGGCGAAGGCGAGCCTGGCCGACTACATGGAGCAGCTCCGCAAGCAGCTGACCGCGCAGAGGGACTGGCAGAAGAACCTCGGCGCCCTGGCCGCCAGCGGCCGGCTTGAACTTGTCGACCACTTCGCCAAGCTCGGCGTCGACGCCGCCCCGATGCTCGACGAGCTCGTACGCCAACTCGGCAAGGGCGGTACGAAGGTCGCCGACGAGCTGGAGGCGATCATCCAGGAAGGCGCGGCCCGCTCCACACCGGCCTTCCGGGCCGGCCTGGAGCAGCTCCCGGCGATCGCCGAGAAGTACGGCAAGGAGATCGCGCAGGCATGGGCGGACGCCTCCGCCACCAACAATCCCGGGCAGCTCTCCCAGGTCATGCAGCGCATGGCGCTGGCCGACATGGGGCGGGCCGCGCAGAAGCTGCCGCAGGATGCCCGGGCAACGATGCAGCAGGGCATGAAGATGCTGGCCGAGACAGCCGCCCGCGGCGGCAAGGACGCCGCGGAGGCCATGAAGACCGCTCTCCTCAGCGGTGACCTCGAAGGGGTCCGGACACAGCTCCAGAACATCTTCGGCGCCGACATGCCCATCAGCGCGCCGGACCTCTCCGCCGTCGTCACGGCATTCCAGTCCGCCGGCAGCCAGGCGAATATGGAGTGGAGTGGCGCTCTCACGCTGATCCAGACGGCGGCGGCGACAAAGGGAACCGCAGCAGCCCAGGCCCTGACTTCTGCCCTGTTGTCCGGGGACATGGCCGCTGTGAAGTCGACGCTGGACGCCATCGGCTTGTCCGTGCAGAACATCCCGGGCTCGAAGAGCATCTCGGTCAACGTGACCGCCAACCAGCCGCCGCCGGTCGTCATCTCGATCCTGTACCGCCGTACCCCGATGCCGAACGACAAGGACGGCAACGGCATCTCCGACTACATCCAGGCCCCGCAGGCGAACGGCAGTGTGCTGTCCTTCTTCGCGAGTGGCGGAGTCAGAGAGCAGCACGTCGCGCAGATCGCCCCGGCTGGTGCCTGGCGCGTGTGGGCTGAACCGGAGACCCACGGCGAGGCGTACGTGCCTCTGGCGGAGTCGAAGCGCCCCCGATCCAAGTCGATCGTGGAAGAGGTCGTCCGGCGCTTCGGCGGAGAGGTCTCCTGGTACGCCAACGGCGGACTGTCCGGATGGTCCTACCGGCCGGGAGCGGCAGAGCTGTCCTCCCTGTCCTCGATCCGTACGGACTCCATGCGCAAGGTGAAGAAGGGGGGTAAGGAGGAAGAGGTCTTCGACCTGGACCTGTTCGAGAGGAACCTGGACAAGGCTGCGAGCAAGGCCGCCGCCTGGCGCCGTGACCTGGCCACCGTGGCACGACGCGCCGGCCAGGACGTCGCCGACGCCCTTCAGGACATGGGCGAAGACGGTGTCGAGCTGACCAAGCGGATGGCGAACGGCAGCTCGAAGTACATCCAGGACATGACCGACGACCTCCAGGCGCTGGGAAAGGTCGCCCGAGCATCCCTGGGTGACTTCACTACGCAGCTGAAGGCGGCCATCGAGAACCAGGAGGCCTTCGAGGCGAACCTGGCCAAGATCGCTGCCTGGGGCTACACGGATCTGGCGACCCTCTTGGCCGAGCAGGGGGACAAGGCGGCCGAGACGGTGGCCGCCGAGGCCGCGCGTTCGCAGGGAGCGGCGCGGGATGCCAACGACGTGAGCAAGCGGGCCAAGGAAGTCGTATCTGGTGATGCCCTCACCGACCTCATTCAGATCATCGGCGCGATTCGCTCAAGCGGGACAGGCATTCACGACGTCGCCGACGCAACGAAGCTGGACGAGGACCGCATCATCGAGGTCGCTCTCCTTGGTCAGGCGCGCATTCAGCAGGTCCTGGGCAGTACCGCGGCGAAGTTTCTGGAAGACCTCGCGCGGGCGAAGCGCGGGCTGTCCTACGCGAACGGCGGCATCCTCACGCCCGGCGTCTACGCCACGAGCAACGGCATCGTCCGCTTCGCCGAGCCCGCCACGGAAGGCGAGGCGTTCATCCCGCTTGGGGCCTCCAAACGGGGCCCGGCTCAGCGGGTGCTGGCCGACGTGGCTGGCCGGTTTGGATACCAGCTGGGACACGCCGGGGCGAACTCACCTCGGGTGGTGGAAGCCAGGCCCGAAAGCCGAACCGTCGTCATCCTCCGAGACGAACGCCCGACGCCCCTGATCGGGACCCAGCACATCCGCATCGACAGGCCCGGCGCGACCGAGCAGCAAATCTCCGCCGCGGTCGGGTACCAGCTGCGCCGCGCCAAGCGAGGTGGCGTCCGATGA
- a CDS encoding phage tail tube protein produces MGTTQQRFMRRGTTQFYFLKAIAAASNIPTRPELTGTNATDLAEAISDIEGWALENVPIETPDMASEFTTSIPGEDKADNSSFTLYEDKVDDTLETLLSKGSEGYVVILRKGDIPQSKSMDVFPVRVGSRSATYTAGAEPAKFKVSFGITAKPTLDAAIPAKA; encoded by the coding sequence GTGGGTACCACCCAGCAGCGGTTCATGCGGCGTGGAACGACGCAGTTCTACTTCCTGAAGGCGATTGCCGCAGCCTCGAACATCCCGACCCGGCCGGAGCTGACTGGCACCAATGCCACAGACCTCGCCGAGGCCATCTCGGACATCGAGGGATGGGCCCTGGAGAACGTCCCCATCGAAACGCCGGACATGGCATCGGAGTTCACGACGTCCATCCCCGGAGAGGACAAGGCGGACAACAGCTCCTTCACCCTCTACGAGGACAAGGTCGACGACACCCTGGAGACCCTCCTGTCCAAGGGCAGCGAGGGGTACGTGGTCATCCTCCGCAAGGGGGACATCCCGCAGTCCAAGTCGATGGATGTCTTCCCGGTGCGTGTGGGCAGCCGGTCCGCCACGTACACCGCCGGCGCCGAGCCCGCCAAGTTCAAGGTCAGCTTCGGCATCACGGCAAAGCCCACCCTCGACGCCGCGATCCCGGCGAAGGCGTAA
- a CDS encoding HK97 gp10 family phage protein, whose product MPSASNPHPNAHGAAGVYTNAAQIAALLDARAVRTLPETLSVVQHHAMLLETRIKARASGRPGPNAPTGDYRRSWTHEVSTDGVTVTATVGTNKPQARRLEYGFVGADSLGRIYNQAPLPHVGPAIEEIRPIFLAALGDSISD is encoded by the coding sequence ATGCCCTCCGCGTCTAACCCCCACCCGAACGCCCACGGCGCCGCAGGCGTCTACACGAACGCCGCTCAGATCGCGGCGCTCCTGGACGCCCGGGCGGTCCGGACTTTGCCGGAAACGCTCTCGGTCGTCCAGCACCACGCCATGCTCCTTGAGACCCGTATCAAGGCCCGGGCCTCCGGACGGCCGGGGCCCAACGCACCCACCGGCGACTACCGGCGCAGCTGGACCCACGAGGTCTCGACAGACGGCGTCACGGTGACCGCCACCGTCGGCACGAACAAGCCCCAAGCGCGCCGCTTGGAGTACGGCTTCGTCGGCGCGGACAGCCTCGGCCGGATCTACAACCAGGCTCCGCTGCCACACGTCGGACCCGCGATCGAAGAGATACGGCCCATCTTTCTCGCCGCCCTCGGCGACTCAATCAGTGACTGA
- a CDS encoding DUF6093 family protein has translation MTTGIDPEEVRRHLEAALLVDTVHITRPTGTAPLDPATGLVGEVPVEHVYEGPGAVLSGHGQVTAEGIVGRQWLDDTVSWYRLLTPLGAPLPGRYDRVQVIAARSGSPATLGRVWQVLDPSEASTVELVRVTRLDEVTPP, from the coding sequence GTGACGACAGGCATCGACCCGGAAGAGGTGCGCCGTCACCTTGAAGCTGCCCTTCTGGTCGACACGGTCCACATCACCCGGCCAACGGGAACCGCTCCGCTTGACCCGGCCACCGGACTCGTGGGCGAGGTGCCGGTAGAACACGTCTACGAGGGCCCCGGTGCCGTCCTGTCCGGGCATGGGCAGGTGACGGCAGAGGGGATCGTCGGACGGCAGTGGCTGGACGACACGGTCTCCTGGTACCGACTGCTCACCCCACTGGGAGCTCCCCTTCCAGGCCGGTACGACCGGGTACAGGTCATCGCCGCGAGATCGGGAAGTCCTGCGACGCTCGGCCGGGTCTGGCAGGTCCTCGACCCGTCAGAGGCATCGACTGTTGAGCTGGTCCGAGTGACTCGCCTCGACGAGGTCACCCCGCCCTAG
- a CDS encoding DUF6093 family protein — protein sequence MSTPTEGLTLGGVSAIVEKKILTSRVRIERKGEPVFNPDTGQYEPGPPVVVYEGPGALFPADGPSVVLHLAGQAYVDDTRSRYRLLTPLDAPVASREDIVRVMQAADPSAIGRTWRVLDIGETATLSVVRTTWVDQDTQRTGGTP from the coding sequence ATGAGCACTCCCACTGAGGGGCTGACTCTGGGGGGCGTCAGCGCGATCGTCGAGAAGAAGATCCTCACCAGCCGGGTCAGGATCGAGCGCAAGGGTGAGCCGGTGTTCAACCCGGACACCGGTCAATACGAACCAGGGCCTCCGGTCGTGGTCTATGAAGGGCCCGGTGCGCTCTTTCCCGCTGACGGGCCTTCCGTGGTTCTCCACCTGGCAGGGCAGGCGTACGTGGACGACACGCGCTCCCGGTACAGGCTCCTGACGCCCCTCGATGCGCCGGTCGCCTCCAGGGAAGACATCGTTCGCGTCATGCAGGCGGCCGACCCGTCAGCGATCGGCCGCACCTGGCGCGTGCTGGACATAGGTGAGACCGCCACCCTCAGCGTGGTCCGCACGACATGGGTCGACCAGGACACGCAGCGAACGGGTGGAACGCCGTGA
- a CDS encoding glutamate racemase encodes MKIALIDSGIGLLAAAAAVRRLRPDADLILASDPDGMPWGPRPPHDLRQRVLATALAAAALEPNALVIACNTATVHALADVKAALEPVIPVTGTVPAVKTAAATGGPIAIWATPATTGSSYQGQLIGRHAAAISVTQVACPGLADAVQQADPSAISEAVADAARHTPIGVTDVVLGCTHYELIASTIRSALSRPCLLAPVLRGSAEAVAAQALRRVSPAATARRGSASLRVLLSGREASLPDAARHYEAGRRLLSAAAVA; translated from the coding sequence ATGAAGATCGCGCTCATCGATTCCGGCATCGGCCTTCTCGCAGCAGCAGCGGCCGTAAGGCGCTTACGGCCTGACGCCGACCTGATCCTCGCCTCTGACCCGGATGGAATGCCCTGGGGTCCCAGGCCGCCGCACGACCTCCGACAGCGGGTCCTGGCCACCGCGCTCGCCGCCGCCGCGCTGGAGCCAAACGCCCTCGTCATCGCCTGCAACACGGCCACTGTGCACGCGCTCGCTGACGTGAAAGCGGCTCTCGAACCCGTCATCCCTGTCACCGGCACGGTCCCCGCGGTCAAGACCGCCGCCGCGACCGGCGGTCCCATCGCTATCTGGGCGACTCCGGCCACCACTGGGAGCAGCTACCAGGGCCAGCTGATCGGTCGGCACGCCGCCGCTATCTCCGTCACCCAAGTCGCATGTCCCGGACTTGCGGATGCCGTTCAGCAGGCCGACCCCAGCGCCATCAGTGAAGCCGTAGCGGACGCCGCCCGCCATACGCCGATCGGCGTCACCGACGTGGTCCTCGGCTGCACCCACTACGAGCTCATCGCCAGCACGATCCGGTCTGCCCTCAGCCGCCCGTGCCTTCTCGCGCCGGTCCTGCGCGGCTCCGCCGAAGCCGTCGCGGCGCAAGCCCTTCGCCGCGTCAGTCCTGCTGCGACGGCGCGAAGGGGTAGCGCCTCTCTGCGTGTGCTTCTGAGCGGTAGGGAAGCGTCCCTGCCCGACGCGGCCCGCCACTATGAGGCAGGCCGCCGGCTGCTGAGTGCTGCGGCGGTTGCCTGA
- a CDS encoding DUF397 domain-containing protein — translation MSIRADQLPVDWFSSSYSNDQSGQCVRGGRFDNGDMAVSDSKVPDGAAFVVGPQAWRSFIDKVKHAD, via the coding sequence ATGTCCATTCGAGCCGACCAGCTGCCCGTCGACTGGTTCTCGTCCAGCTACAGCAACGACCAGAGCGGCCAGTGCGTTCGAGGCGGCCGCTTCGACAACGGAGACATGGCTGTAAGCGACTCCAAGGTCCCGGACGGCGCTGCCTTCGTTGTCGGACCTCAAGCCTGGCGATCCTTCATCGACAAGGTGAAGCACGCCGACTGA